A portion of the Lolium rigidum isolate FL_2022 chromosome 1, APGP_CSIRO_Lrig_0.1, whole genome shotgun sequence genome contains these proteins:
- the LOC124670655 gene encoding pentatricopeptide repeat-containing protein At1g56690, mitochondrial-like, protein MHRARAPATVASRALVRDNQRITALARAGDLAAARRVFDAMPRRDVVSWNALLTALWRGGRDLPAARRLFDDMPSRNVISWNSVVAGCLAHGDLPAASAYFARTPRRNVASWNAMLAGLVRLGRMEDARRLFGEMPERNVVSFTTMVDGLARRGEVARAREVFEEMPERNLVSWAAMISGYVENGMFGEARKLFEAMPEKNVVACTAMITGYCKEGDVESARRLFDGIRVKDVISWNAMIAGYVHNGHGEEALKLHIIMLREGEKPDHATLIAILTVCSALALLRQGRSTHAVGTKTLLESSTSFCNALMTMYSKCGDVGESELVFLNLKSQDIVSWNTIIAAYAQHGKYHKAISLFHEMETRGLIPNDITILSVLSACGHVGRVDDSLELFDLMTFKYATSPKAEHYACIVDILGRAGQFEKACSYIKEMPFEAEKNVWGALLGASKTHGNVQLGEFAAKMLVQSDSGSSGPYVMLSNIYAAAGMWGDVNRVRGQMKEKGVKKQPGYSWTEIANQVHMFVGGDASHPEMNKITSELRKISFHMQMMANGTHTVVELVQECGY, encoded by the exons ATGCACAGAGCGCGTGCTCCCGCCACCGTCGCCTCTCGCGCCCTCGTCCGCGACAACCAGCGCATAACCGCTCTCGCCCGAGCCGGCGacctcgccgccgcgcgccgggTGTTCGACGCCATGCCCCGCCGCGACGTCGTCTCCTGGAACGCGCTCCTCACCGCGCTCTGGCGCGGCGGCCGCGACCTCCCCgcggcgcgccgcctcttcgacgaCATGCCGTCCCGCAACGTCATCTCCTGGAACTCCGTCGTCGCCGGCTGCCTCGCGCACGGCGAcctgcccgccgcctccgcctactTCGCGCGAACGCCGCGTCGCAACGTGGCCTCCTGGAACGCCATGCTGGCCGGGCTCGTTCGGCTCGGCCGCATGGAAGACGCGCGGAGGCTGTTCGGCGAAATGCCCGAGAGGAACGTGGTGTCGTTCACCACCATGGTGGACGGCCTGGCCCGGCGTGGGGAGGTGGCGAGGGCGCGTGAGGTGTTTGAGGAAATGCCCGAGAGGAACTTGGTGTCATGGGCAGCGATGATCAGTGGGTACGTTGAGAACGGCATGTTTGGCGAGGCAAGGAAGCTGTTTGAAGCGATGCCAGAGAAGAATGTTGTGGCGTGCACGGCCATGATCACTGGCTATTGCAAGGAAGGAGACGTGGAGAGTGCCAGGAGGCTTTTTGATGGGATTCGTGTCAAAGACGTCATCTCTTGGAACGCCATGATTGCAG GATATGTTCATAATGGACACGGGGAAGAAGCTTTGAAATTGCACATCATAATGCTCAGAGAAGGTGAGAAACCAGATCATGCGACTCTCATTGCAATCCTGACAGTGTGTTCTGCCCTTGCTTTGCTCAGACAAGGAAGATCAACACATGCTGTTGGCACCAAAACATTGTTGGAATCTAGCACATCCTTTTGTAATGCTTTGATGACAATGTATAGCAAGTGCGGCGATGTCGGTGAGTCCGAGTTAGTATTCCTAAATCTTAAAAGCCAGGATATTGTGTCGTGGAACACAATAATTGCGGCATATGCACAACATGGCAAATATCATAAAGCTATTTCTCTCTTCCATGAGATGGAAACACGAGGACTGATACCAAATGATATTACCATCCTTAGTGTGCTATCAGCATGTGGGCATGTTGGCAGGGTGGATGACAGCTTGGAACTATTTGATCTTATGACATTCAAATACGCGACATCTCCAAAAGCTGAACACTATGCTTGTATTGTGGATATATTGGGCCGAGCAGGACAATTCGAGAAAGCGTGTAGTTACATAAAAGAGATGCCATTTGAAGCTGAGAAGAATGTTTGGGGTGCATTGTTGGGGGCTTCGAAGACTCATGGTAATGTGCAGTTGGGTGAATTTGCTGCGAAAATGCTTGTGCAGTCAGACTCAGGAAGTTCAGGGCCTTACGTGATGCTTTCGAATATATATGCTGCTGCTGGCATGTGGGGTGATGTCAATCGAGTAAGAGGACAAATGAAGGAAAAAGGTGTGAAGAAACAACCTGGATACAGCTGGACTGAGATTGCTAATCAAGTTCATATGTTTGTGGGTGGTGATGCATCTCACCCAGAGATGAACAAGATCACTTCTGAGCTAAGAAAAATCAGCTTTCATATGCAAATGATGGCCAATGGAACTCATACAGTAGTAGAGCTGGTCCAAGAATgtggatactag